Proteins from a genomic interval of Zingiber officinale cultivar Zhangliang chromosome 2A, Zo_v1.1, whole genome shotgun sequence:
- the LOC122043452 gene encoding leucine-rich repeat extensin-like protein 6 has product MSTPHYVSLFSIATFFLLLFLPLHVTPLEHDPPHDFVHEDPPSNPRLEKAYVALQAWKHVITEDPTNLTIHWCGPHVCNYTGVFCAAAPDDPDEITVAGIDLNGGQIAGKLPEELGLLADLALLHINSNRFAGGLPDALRKMERLFELDVSNNELEGPFPAVVLDLPALRFLDIRFNRFSGEVPSRVFDLPLDALFLNDNDFSFTFPPNLGNSTVSVLVLANTRIAGCFPTSISAMAGTLTELLLLNASLSSCLPDAIGDLLNLTVLDVGFNALVGHLPASLGQLKKLEQLDVAHNNFSGEVPAAVCELPRLMNFTFSDNYFCGEPEVCSKVQDKDDRENCLPERPKQRPVEECAEFLAKPPPVCDSNGCIKPPSSPPPAKLHE; this is encoded by the exons ATGAGCACCCCTCACTATGTTTCCCTCTTCTCCATTGCCACAttctttctcctcctcttcctcccccTCCACGTCACTCCCTTAGAACACGACCCACCTCACGACTTCGTCCACGAGGACCCCCCATCGAACCCGCGGCTGGAGAAAGCCTACGTGGCGTTACAGGCATGGAAGCACGTCATCACCGAAGACCCCACCAACCTGACCATCCACTGGTGCGGGCCCCACGTCTGCAACTACACCGGCGTCTTTTGCGCGGCGGCGCCGGACGACCCCGACGAGATCACCGTCGCTGGCATCGACCTCAACGGCGGTCAGATCGCCGGGAAACTCCCCGAGGAGCTCGGCCTCCTCGCCGACCTCGCGCTGTTGCACATCAACTCCAACCGCTTCGCCGGCGGGCTGCCGGACGCCCTGAGAAAGATGGAGAGGCTGTTCGAGCTCGACGTGAGCAACAATGAGCTGGAGGGGCCGTTCCCGGCGGTGGTACTCGACCTTCCGGCGCTCAGGTTCCTCGACATTCGCTTCAACAG GTTCTCCGGCGAGGTTCCCAGCCGAGTCTTCGATCTTCCCCTCGACGCGCTCTTCCTCAACGACAACGACTTCAGCTTCACCTTCCCTCCCAACCTCGGCAACTCGACTGTCTCCGTCCTCGTCCTCGCCAACACTCGCATCGCCGGCTGCTTCCCCACCTCCATCTCCGCCATGGCCGGCACCCTCACGGAGCTCCTCCTCCTCAACGCCTCCCTCTCCTCCTGCCTCCCCGACGCCATCGGCGACCTCCTCAACCTCACCGTCCTCGACGTCGGCTTCAACGCCCTGGTCGGCCACCTCCCCGCCTCCCTCGGCCAGCTCAAGAAGCTCGAGCAGCTCGACGTCGCGCACAACAACTTCTCCGGCGAGGTCCCGGCGGCCGTGTGCGAACTGCCCCGACTCATGAACTTCACCTTCTCCGATAACTACTTCTGCGGCGAGCCGGAGGTGTGTTCCAAGGTCCAGGACAAGGACGACCGTGAGAACTGCTTGCCGGAGCGGCCGAAGCAGAGACCTGTGGAAGAATGCGCTGAGTTCTTGGCGAAGCCGCCGCCCGTCTGTGACTCAAATGGATGCATAAAGCCACCGTCTTCGCCGCCGCCCGCAAAGCTCCATGAGTAA